CTCAAGAAGGGAGAACACCGTTATTTCAGCAGATCGGTCACATTCCAGGACGAGGGCGAAGCCTCTTTTCGCGCAGATGTTGACCTGAACAATGATGTGACGGAGACAAACGAGAACAACAACCGTGTAGTGGGAAAGATAATCCACCGCGCCGTGCAGGACCCGGCGGTAACGGTGGAAATCATCTGCTCTGACGGAAAAAAGAGGCAATTCTGACGGAAGGCGGTATATAAATTTATGGTGACCCGATCCTCAACACTTATCGTTCCCAACGATATCGCTTATCTGCCTGCAATCCAGGCCTATGCCAGAGAAATAGCGGAGAACATCGGTTTTCAAAAGATGGATGTCCAGATGATGCTCCTCGCGCTGGAAGAGGCCATAGTGAACGTAGTGAAACATGCCTTTGAGCCGTCGGAGAAGGCCACGTATCAGATCATCCTTGAACCGGTCTCGTCGGGACTCAGGATCATCATCAAAGATAAAGGCCTGCCCTACGCCCCAAGCCTGGTCCCTGAATACATAACCCCAACGGGTCTTGACGATATCCCCGGAGCCGGTCTTGGCTCCTATCTTATGAAAAAGGGCGTTGACGAGCTGGCCTTCTATAACCTCGGGAGGGAGGGCAAGGAGCTCCATCTCACAAAGTACCTTCCCTATAAGAGCATCGAGGAGTACCATGACAAAAGTGAGCTCGAGCTCTTTCCTGCCCCCGTGGCGGCGGAGGTACGTCCCGTCGGGAAGAGGCCCTTTACCGTGCGCCTGATGGAGGCCTCAGAGGCCGCTGCGGTCTCAAGGCTTTTCTACCGTGCCTACGGTTATACCTACAGCATTGATGCCATTTATTATCCGGAGAAATTTGCCCGGCTCGTACAGGAAAGAAAGATCATCTCAGTGGTGACCGTCACGGATGATGATCAGATAGTGGGCCACGTGGCCCTCATAAGGGACAATCCTGAAGAAAGGATCGCCGAGGCGGGAATGGCGGCCGTGCAGCCTGATTTTCGCGGGCAGGGGTGTCAGAACATAATGATCGGGAGACTCGTGGAAGAGGCACGCAAGGCAGGGCTTATGGGCATTTTCAGCAAGGCTACCACAGAGCATATCTATGCGCAGAAGGCCGGCCTTAAGGTGGGGTTCAGGAGATGCGCCGTAGCCATCGGCGTTATACCTGCGGACAGGACGTACAAGGGCATCCATGAGGTGCTTAGCCAGCGGGGATCACTTGTATACGGTTTTCTCCCTATCGAAAACCCGCCCGGGATAACCCTCTTCCCTCCGGAACATCACACCTCTTTCATCAGGAAGATCTGCCAGGATATCGGCATTGACAGGGTCTTTGAGCCGCCCGCTGGGCATTTATCGACGGAAGCAATGGAGGAACACTCAGAGATATCGGTCAGCGTTATTCCCGGCTACAACAGGGCTATCATGGAGATACAACGGTATGGAAAGAATGCCGTATCGGATGTGAGGACGATACTGAAAGAACTGTGTATTAAGAAGATCGATGAGATCCTGCTCCATCTGTGTCTTGAAAACCCTTGTACAGGGGAGCTCTGCTCAAAGTTTGAAGAACTGGGTTTTTTTATTGCAGGCATCCTCCCCTTTTACCACACCGGGGATGCCCTTATCCTGCAATATCTGAACAATGTTTCCATCGATTACTCAAAGATCCAGGTTGCGCCAGGGCTCGCACAGGAGATCCTTGATTACGTGAAGGCGCACGATCCGAATTAAATAAAACAGTCGATAGTATAAAGGCGGTCGATAGTAGATAGCCGTCAGCTGAAAGGCAGCAGAGAGCGGAGAGCCGAGGGCAGAGAGTCAAAAGACTCCTTACGGCTTATGGTTGTTCCGCTATGCGCTATGCTCCGGCATCCAGCGACGAGTATTGAGTTTGCCATGAGCTGATTGCTGAAAGCTGTCTTTATCTCTTTGTGATTTTCCCTGCTGCAAGAGAGAACAAAAAGGCAGCGAAGCATGCCAGCCCGCCAAATATATACGTGGCTTGAAATCCTTTTAACAATATCTCGTGGGGAATATCGGAGTTGAGCAAGCTCGCCTTTGCCGAAGAGACGCCCGGGATCGCATGGGAAAAGACCGTTTCGAATATGGCAACGCCAAATACATAACTTAAATTTGTTGTAGTGTTGAACAGACCTGAGGCAATTCCGTGCTTGTTCTCAGGCGCAAGGCTCATCACCTGGTTGTTGTTCGGTGAAAAGAAGAGGACATACGACAGCGCCAGCCAGATGAGAAATATGAAGATGAACAAAAAACCCTGAAACTGAAGAGTGAAAGAGAAAAACAATGAGCAGGCCGTAGCCGAGATCATGGCAATGATGCACAGGAAACCCGGCCTGATCTTGTCGGAAAGCCTCCCTGCATAAGGAGATATGATGACATAGATTATTGAATATACCAGGAGCATCATACCTGTCTTCTGGGGGTTCAGGCCCTTTATGATCTCCAGATAGAAAGGCATCAGAAAGGCATTGCCCGCTATGAGCAGGTACGCCATGAACGTTGCAGACAGGACGAAGGTGAATCTGAGGTCCTTGAAGAGCGCCAGGTCCAGAAGCGGCGCGCTGCACCTCTTTTCCCGGATGAGAAAAAGCGAGAGCACTATGATTGATGCCAGGAAGCTTAAGATGATGGACGGGGAACCCCAGCCCAGTTCCTTTCCCATGTTTAATGCACGGAGGAGTATTGCGAGACCCGAGAAACTCAGCACGGCGCCGATGAAATCGAATCGCTCCGGCTCGCCCGTTCTTGTTCGGGGTCTTTCATCGGGTATCTTTCTGCTTGCGATGATAAAGGCGATGATGCCAATAGGCACATTGATGAGAAAGACCCAGTGCCATGAGAAATAGCCCGTTATCAATCCGCCGACGGGGGCTCCCGTTGCCACTCCAAGCGCGGAGGCCGTGGAGGTTATGCCGAAGGCCCACCCTGTCCGATCGGAGGGTATGAATTTCGAGATGATAGCAAAACTCGTGGCAAGAAGCATGGCGCTGCCTACGCCCTGAACCATGCGCGAGCCGATCAGCGTATTGATGTCCTGGGCAATGCCGCATAAAAAGGAGCCCGCGACAAAGACTATATAACCAATGAT
The genomic region above belongs to Syntrophorhabdaceae bacterium and contains:
- a CDS encoding DHA2 family efflux MFS transporter permease subunit gives rise to the protein MIENRSQQRLIVISVAFSSFMARLNNYTVNVSLPTISRDFNVGTGEASRIVMSYLLIITSSLLLFGKLADRLGLKRIFIIGYIVFVAGSFLCGIAQDINTLIGSRMVQGVGSAMLLATSFAIISKFIPSDRTGWAFGITSTASALGVATGAPVGGLITGYFSWHWVFLINVPIGIIAFIIASRKIPDERPRTRTGEPERFDFIGAVLSFSGLAILLRALNMGKELGWGSPSIILSFLASIIVLSLFLIREKRCSAPLLDLALFKDLRFTFVLSATFMAYLLIAGNAFLMPFYLEIIKGLNPQKTGMMLLVYSIIYVIISPYAGRLSDKIRPGFLCIIAMISATACSLFFSFTLQFQGFLFIFIFLIWLALSYVLFFSPNNNQVMSLAPENKHGIASGLFNTTTNLSYVFGVAIFETVFSHAIPGVSSAKASLLNSDIPHEILLKGFQATYIFGGLACFAAFLFSLAAGKITKR
- a CDS encoding CARDB domain-containing protein, whose protein sequence is LKKGEHRYFSRSVTFQDEGEASFRADVDLNNDVTETNENNNRVVGKIIHRAVQDPAVTVEIICSDGKKRQF
- a CDS encoding GNAT family N-acetyltransferase, translating into MVTRSSTLIVPNDIAYLPAIQAYAREIAENIGFQKMDVQMMLLALEEAIVNVVKHAFEPSEKATYQIILEPVSSGLRIIIKDKGLPYAPSLVPEYITPTGLDDIPGAGLGSYLMKKGVDELAFYNLGREGKELHLTKYLPYKSIEEYHDKSELELFPAPVAAEVRPVGKRPFTVRLMEASEAAAVSRLFYRAYGYTYSIDAIYYPEKFARLVQERKIISVVTVTDDDQIVGHVALIRDNPEERIAEAGMAAVQPDFRGQGCQNIMIGRLVEEARKAGLMGIFSKATTEHIYAQKAGLKVGFRRCAVAIGVIPADRTYKGIHEVLSQRGSLVYGFLPIENPPGITLFPPEHHTSFIRKICQDIGIDRVFEPPAGHLSTEAMEEHSEISVSVIPGYNRAIMEIQRYGKNAVSDVRTILKELCIKKIDEILLHLCLENPCTGELCSKFEELGFFIAGILPFYHTGDALILQYLNNVSIDYSKIQVAPGLAQEILDYVKAHDPN